From a single Phragmites australis chromosome 7, lpPhrAust1.1, whole genome shotgun sequence genomic region:
- the LOC133924019 gene encoding probable protein phosphatase 2C 38 → MVAVAAGRRPGAGAGGGRRRAGCGGGQGQQQQAQQQRLLAVAVAARFAEARPASVEAAVSPYGGGGGGCCVEFLECLLGALGVSANAVTTAPVQYRWAVRSIRRRRRGGSSSPRGASAEGRRAEPPGRIAGNGASASAVASLYTMQGRKGVNQDAMVVWENFGSKDDTIFCGVFDGHGPNGHLVAKRVRDLLPLKLSANLGRDDYKETSTSTVTSGTTRGVSMKHGDADADASPGNEENGEYPELYTVLRASFLRAFYIMDRDLKLHRNIDCAFSGTTAVTVIKQGQNLIIGNLGDSRAVLGTRDEDNQLVALQLTVDLKPSIPSEAERIRQRRGRVFSLPDEPDVARVWLPTFNSPGLAMARSFGDFCLKNYGVISMPDVSYHLITEKDEFIVLATDGVWDVLSNAEVVSIISKAPSQASAARFLVESAHRAWRTRYPTSKIDDCAAICLFLNTEATSTSSTSGTKDLANDVGLSSSKHLLTVKSSTGVPANLVTALVTDNDWSDLDGVSSPVTLPTLPKPTSVTKESIKD, encoded by the exons ATGGTGGCGGTCGCGGCGGGGAGGAGGCCTGGGGCCGGGGCTGGGGGCGGGCGCCGGCGCGCGGGCTGCGGCGGGGGGcaggggcagcagcagcaggcgcagcagcagcggctgctggcggtcgccgtcgccgcgcgcTTCGCCGAGGCGAGGCCGGCGTCCGTCGAGGCGGCTGTGTCCCCctacggcggcggtggcggagggtGCTGCGTCGAGTTCCTCGAGTGCCTGCTGGGGGCGCTGGGCGTAAGCGCGAACGCCGTGACCACGGCCCCTGTGCAGTACAGGTGGGCCGTGCGCTcgatccggcggcggcgccgcggaGGATCGTCCTCGCCGCGCGGTGCATCCGCTGAGGGCCGCCGCGCCGAGCCCCCGGGGCGCATCGCTGGCAAcggcgcctccgcctccgccgttGCATCGCTCTACACCATGCAGGGCAGGAAGGGCGTCAACCAGGACGCCATGGTGGTCTGGGAG AATTTTGGTTCAAAAGATGATACCATTTTTTGTGGTGTTTTTGATGGCCATGGACCAAATGGGCATTTGGTTGCCAAGAGGGTCAGAGATCTTCTCCCTCTAAAGTTGAGTGCAAATTTAGGAAGGGATGATTACAAAGAGACTTCCACCAGCACTGTCACGAGTGGGACAACTAGAGGAGTTTCAATGAAACACGGGgatgctgatgctgatgcttccCCTGGAAATGAGGAGAATGGAGAGTACCCAGAACTTTACACAGTGTTGAGAGCTTCATTCTTGAGGGCATTTTATATAATGGACAGGGATCTGAAGTTACACAGAAATATTGATTGTGCATTCAGTGGAACAACAGCAGTCACAGTAATCAAGCAG GGACAAAATCTTATAATTGGCAACTTGGGGGATTCTAGAGCTGTCTTGGGCACTAGAGATGAAGATAATCAGCTAGTTGCTCTTCAATTGACGGTGGACCTCAAACCTAGCATTCCAA GTGAAGCAGAGCGAATCAGGCAACGGAGGGGTAGAGTATTTTCTCTTCCAGATGAGCCAGATGTTGCTCGTGTTTGGCTTCCGACGTTCAACTCGCCAGGGTTGGCCATGGCAAGATCATTTGGAGATTTCTGTCTAAAGAATTATGGTGTAATTTCTATGCCTGATGTTTCTTACCACCTCATCACGGAAAAGGATGAGTTTATTGTCTTGGCGACTGATGGG GTGTGGGATGTACTTTCCAATGCCGAAGTTGTTAGCATCATCAGCAAAGCTCCTTCACAGGCCTCAGCAGCACGATTTCTTGTTGAATCGGCTCACCGGGCATGGAGGACACGGTACCCCACATCCAAAATCGACGACTGTGCTGCTATCTGCCTCTTCCTGAATACAGAAGCAACAAGTACATCCTCCACTTCTGGAACCAAAGATTTGGCAAACGATGTTGGACTGAGCAGCAGTAAGCATTTGTTGACTGTTAAATCAAGTACTGGAGTTCCTGCAAATCTTGTTACTGCATTGGTAACAGATAATGATTGGTCTGATCTTGATGGCGTCTCTAGTCCTGTCACTCTGCCAACTTTGCCCAAGCCTACTTCAGTTACAAAGGAGAGCATAAAAGATTGA
- the LOC133924020 gene encoding aspartic proteinase 36-like isoform X2: MAPRAALLLAAALLAAAAAASSAFRAEATGVFQVRRKFPAGGGGSGGNVSALRAHDSNRHGRLLAAVDLPLGGLGLPNDAGLYYTEIRIGTPPKRYYVQVDTGSDILWVNCISCDRCPRKSGLGIDLTLYDPKGSSSGSMVSCDQGFCVSTYGGKLPGCTTSIPCEYSVMYGDGSSTTGYFVTDALEYDQVSGDGQTRSANASVTFGCGAQQGGDLGSSNQALDGILGFGQSNTSMLSQLAAAGKVKKIFAHCLDTINGGGIFAIGNVVQPKVKTTPLVPNMPHYNVNLKSIDVGDTTLQLPAHVFETGRKKGTIIDSGTTLTYLPELVFKDIMLVVFNKHQDITFHNVQDFLCFQYSGSVDDAFPTITFHFEDDLPLHVYPHEYFFQNGNDLYCVGFQNGGLQSKDGKDMVLLGDLVLSNKLVVYDLENQVIGWTDYNCSSSIKIMDDKTGAIYTVDAHDISFGWRFHWHKSLILLLVTMVCCYLIR, encoded by the exons ATGGCACCGcgcgccgccctcctcctcgccgcggcGCTGCTCGCCGCAGCtgcggccgcctcctccgccttccGCGCCGAGGCCACCGGCGTCTTCCAGGTGCGCCGCAAGTTCCCAGCCGGAGGGGGAGGAAGTGGAGGTAACGTAAGCGCCCTCCGGGCCCACGACAGCaaccgccacggccgcctcctcgCGGCCGTCGACCTCCCGCTCGGCGGCCTTGGGCTCCCCAACGACGCCGG gcTGTACTACACGGAGATCAGGATAGGGACGCCGCCCAAACGGTACTACGTGCAGGTGGACACCGGCAGCGACATCCTCTGGGTCAACTGCATCTCCTGCGACCGATGCCCCCGCAAGAGCGGCCTCGGG ATAGACCTGACGCTGTACGACCCCAAGGGGTCGTCGAGCGGGAGCATGGTGTCGTGCGACCAGGGATTCTGCGTGTCTACCTACGGCGGCAAGTTGCCGGGGTGCACCACGAGCATCCCCTGCGAGTACAGCGTCATGTACGGCGACGGTAGCTCGACAACTGGGTACTTTGTGACCGACGCTTTGGAGTATGATCAGGTGTCAGGGGATGGGCAGACGCGGTCTGCCAATGCCAGCGTCACCTTTGG GTGTGGTGCTCAGCAAGGTGGAGATTTGGGCAGTTCAAACCAAGCCCTTGATGGGATTCTTGGTTTTGGCCAGTCAAATACATCAATGCTATCACAGCTGGCTGCTGCTGGTAAAGTAAAGAAGATATTTGCTCATTGCTTGGATACCATAAACGGAGGTGGAATTTTTGCTATTGGAAATGTGGTGCAGCCAAAAGTAAAAACGACACCATTGGTACCCAACAT GCCGCACTACAATGTGAACCTTAAGTCTATTGATGTCGGTGATACCACACTACAGCTCCCAGCTCATGTTTTTGAAACAGGCAGAAAAAAAGGTACCATCATTGACAGTGGTACAACCTTGACATACCTTCCAGAACTGGTTTTCAAGGATATAATGCTTGTG GTATTTAACAAGCATCAGGATATAACCTTCCATAATGTCCAAGATTTTCTGTGTTTCCAATATTCTGGAAG TGTTGATGATGCATTCCCAACTATCACCTTCCATTTTGAGGATGATCTTCCACTGCATGTGTATCCACATGAGTACTTTTTCCAAAATGGG AATGACTTATATTGTGTGGGATTCCAAAATGGTGGATTACAATCGAAGGATGGAAAGGACATGGTGCTTTTGGGAG ATCTTGTCCTTTCAAACAAGTTGGTTGTCTATGACTTGGAAAATCAGGTCATAGGGTGGACTGATTACAACT GTTCATCTAGCATTAAAATTATGGATGACAAGACGGGTGCAATATATACCGTTGATGCACACGATATCtcctttggatggagatttcACTGGCACAAGTCCCTGATTTTGTTGTTGGTGACAATGGTGTGCTGCTATTTAATACGCTAA
- the LOC133924020 gene encoding aspartic proteinase 36-like isoform X1, translating to MAPRAALLLAAALLAAAAAASSAFRAEATGVFQVRRKFPAGGGGSGGNVSALRAHDSNRHGRLLAAVDLPLGGLGLPNDAGYVAVSWPSASAPGRSGFTFGADLVWDGVARARAQAVLHGDQDRDAAQTVLRAGGHRQRHPLGQLHLLRPMPPQERPRDLTLYDPKGSSSGSMVSCDQGFCVSTYGGKLPGCTTSIPCEYSVMYGDGSSTTGYFVTDALEYDQVSGDGQTRSANASVTFGCGAQQGGDLGSSNQALDGILGFGQSNTSMLSQLAAAGKVKKIFAHCLDTINGGGIFAIGNVVQPKVKTTPLVPNMPHYNVNLKSIDVGDTTLQLPAHVFETGRKKGTIIDSGTTLTYLPELVFKDIMLVVFNKHQDITFHNVQDFLCFQYSGSVDDAFPTITFHFEDDLPLHVYPHEYFFQNGNDLYCVGFQNGGLQSKDGKDMVLLGDLVLSNKLVVYDLENQVIGWTDYNCSSSIKIMDDKTGAIYTVDAHDISFGWRFHWHKSLILLLVTMVCCYLIR from the exons ATGGCACCGcgcgccgccctcctcctcgccgcggcGCTGCTCGCCGCAGCtgcggccgcctcctccgccttccGCGCCGAGGCCACCGGCGTCTTCCAGGTGCGCCGCAAGTTCCCAGCCGGAGGGGGAGGAAGTGGAGGTAACGTAAGCGCCCTCCGGGCCCACGACAGCaaccgccacggccgcctcctcgCGGCCGTCGACCTCCCGCTCGGCGGCCTTGGGCTCCCCAACGACGCCGGGTACGTAGCAGTAAGCTGGCCCTCCGCCTCGGCTCCGGGGCGCTCTGGTTTTACTTTTGGGGCTGATTTGGTTTGGGACGGagtcgcgcgcgcgcgcgcgcaggcTGTACTACACGGAGATCAGGATAGGGACGCCGCCCAAACGGTACTACGTGCAGGTGGACACCGGCAGCGACATCCTCTGGGTCAACTGCATCTCCTGCGACCGATGCCCCCGCAAGAGCGGCCTCGGG ACCTGACGCTGTACGACCCCAAGGGGTCGTCGAGCGGGAGCATGGTGTCGTGCGACCAGGGATTCTGCGTGTCTACCTACGGCGGCAAGTTGCCGGGGTGCACCACGAGCATCCCCTGCGAGTACAGCGTCATGTACGGCGACGGTAGCTCGACAACTGGGTACTTTGTGACCGACGCTTTGGAGTATGATCAGGTGTCAGGGGATGGGCAGACGCGGTCTGCCAATGCCAGCGTCACCTTTGG GTGTGGTGCTCAGCAAGGTGGAGATTTGGGCAGTTCAAACCAAGCCCTTGATGGGATTCTTGGTTTTGGCCAGTCAAATACATCAATGCTATCACAGCTGGCTGCTGCTGGTAAAGTAAAGAAGATATTTGCTCATTGCTTGGATACCATAAACGGAGGTGGAATTTTTGCTATTGGAAATGTGGTGCAGCCAAAAGTAAAAACGACACCATTGGTACCCAACAT GCCGCACTACAATGTGAACCTTAAGTCTATTGATGTCGGTGATACCACACTACAGCTCCCAGCTCATGTTTTTGAAACAGGCAGAAAAAAAGGTACCATCATTGACAGTGGTACAACCTTGACATACCTTCCAGAACTGGTTTTCAAGGATATAATGCTTGTG GTATTTAACAAGCATCAGGATATAACCTTCCATAATGTCCAAGATTTTCTGTGTTTCCAATATTCTGGAAG TGTTGATGATGCATTCCCAACTATCACCTTCCATTTTGAGGATGATCTTCCACTGCATGTGTATCCACATGAGTACTTTTTCCAAAATGGG AATGACTTATATTGTGTGGGATTCCAAAATGGTGGATTACAATCGAAGGATGGAAAGGACATGGTGCTTTTGGGAG ATCTTGTCCTTTCAAACAAGTTGGTTGTCTATGACTTGGAAAATCAGGTCATAGGGTGGACTGATTACAACT GTTCATCTAGCATTAAAATTATGGATGACAAGACGGGTGCAATATATACCGTTGATGCACACGATATCtcctttggatggagatttcACTGGCACAAGTCCCTGATTTTGTTGTTGGTGACAATGGTGTGCTGCTATTTAATACGCTAA